In Colletotrichum higginsianum IMI 349063 chromosome 1, whole genome shotgun sequence, one genomic interval encodes:
- a CDS encoding Restculine oxidase, which translates to MSRLGQVLLLASALPLAWAQTIVVDDTVLEANESTVAPAAESVFTAASDLLDEESVQLTDAVLANLTDLSLSNISLFDFDTTAAREKRSGAARTFNKCKTYPGDFLWPSKPVWNIFNLLTGFAVSETVPIGASCFDDYGNYDATRCEYITNQWTNSTIHADDPTSIMSPLYQGLTCMPPSVDNSSAGTCTVGGFPSYVVKATNVAQIQLAVNFARNLNLRLVVKNTGHDFNGRSTGSGALSIWTHLLKSISFHKAYTTPSYAGPAIKVAAGVQGFELYEAAERFGVTAVGGEGMTVGFAGGYLAGGGHSPLSPKYGIAADSVLSIDVVTPDGRFVTANEKQNTELFWALRGGGGNTFGVVTSYVVKAYPKLDTVAVMTFSFSTSETVSHDAFWAGVKAYWEGLPTWNAAGNYEYWNIFHTGPGSLTFTMLPWFAPNMTLAELKALTAPLFAKWAELGIVVDPVYTEHKSFLPAWKAGFPKEIVGGTAAKTACRLFPTENFSDAAKFDATFEALKGLSDKGGQIIGFGITGGPGPYPDNAVNPAWRGSAMFAISVLQWDVGTPAEVAAEKSKLLTNEWMQPWRDVTPGGGGYASEGDVTEPDFQQSFYGTEKYARLLALKNKIDPTGVFYANLGVGSESWYVTRQLEGLPTQNGRLCRV; encoded by the exons ATGTCTCGACTGGGTCAAGTCCTCTTGCTGGCGTCTGCCCTGCCTCTGGCCTGGGCCCAGACCATCGTCGTTGATGATACAGTCCTTG AGGCCAACGAGTCGACCGTGGCCCCGGCCGCTGAGTCCGTCTTCACGGCTGCTTCCgatcttctcgacgaggagagcgTCCAGCTGACCGATGCCGTCCTGGCAAACCTCACGGacctctccctctccaaCATTTCTCTATTCGACTTCGACACCACAGCCGCGCGCGAGAAGCGTTCAGGCGCCGCCCGCACCTTCAACAAATGCAAGACGTACCCCGGCGACTTCCTGTGGCCCAGCAAACCCGTATGGAACATCTTCAACCTCCTCACTGGTTTTGCCGTCAGTGAGACTGTGCCCATTGGCGCCTCCTGTTTCGACGACTATGGCAACTATGATGCCACTCGCTGCGAGTACATCACCAACCAGTGGACGAACTCGACCATCCA CGCCGACGACCCTACCTCGATCATGAGTCCCCTGTACCAGGGCCTGACCTGCATGCCGCCCTCGGTCGACAACAGCTCTGCCGGCACCTGCACCGTCGGCGGGTTCCcctcgtacgtcgtcaaggccaCCAACGTCGCCCAGATCCAGCTGGCCGTCAACTTTGCCCGCAACCTCAACCTCCGCCTGGTGGTCAAGAACACCGGCCACGACTTCAACGGCCGCTCCACCGGTTCCGGTGCCCTCTCCATCTGGACCCATCTTCTGAAGAGCATCAGCTTCCACAAGGCCTACACGACCCCCTCGTACGCCGGCCCGGCTatcaaggtcgccgccggtgtGCAGGGTTTCGAGCTCTACGAGGCCGCAGAGAGGTTCGGCGTAACCGCTGTCGGAGGCGAGGGCATGACTGTTGGCTTCGCCGGAGGCTaccttgccggcggcggccactcGCCGCTCTCGCCCAAGTACGGCATTGCCGCTGACTCG GTCTTGagcatcgacgtcgtcaccCCTGACGGCCGCTTCGTGACTGCCAACGAGAAACAGAACACGGAGCTGTTCTGGGCCCTccgcggtggtggtggca ACACTTTCGGTGTTGTCACttcgtacgtcgtcaaggcctATCCCAAGCtcgacaccgtcgccgtcatgaCCTTCAGCTTCAGCACCAGCGAGACCGTAAGCCACGACGCCTTCTGGGCCGGTGTCAAGGCCTACTGGGAGGGTCTCCCCACCTGGAACGCCGCCGGAAACTACGAGTACTGGAACATCTTCCACACCGGCCCGGGCTCCCTGACCTTCACGATGCTCCCCTGGTTTGCCCCGAACATgaccctcgccgagctcaaggCCCTCACCGCGCCCCTCTTCGCCAAGTGGGCcgagctcggcatcgtcgtcgacccggTCTACACCGAGCACAAGAGCTTCCTGCCCGCCTGGAAGGCCGGCTTCCCCAAGGAgatcgtcggcggcaccgccgccaagacGGCCTGCCGCCTCTTCCCCACCGAGAACTTTTCCGACGCGGCCAAGTTTGACGCCACCTTCGAGGCCCTCAAGGGCCTTAGCGACAAGGGCGGCCAGATcatcggcttcggcatcACGGGCGGGCCCGGCCCGTATCCCGACAACGCCGTCAACCCGGCCTGGCGCGGCTCCGCCATGTTCGCCATCTCGGTCCTCCAGTGGGACGTCGGCAccccggccgaggtcgcggcCGAGAAGTCCAAGCTGCTGACCAACGAGTGGATGCAGCCCTGGCGGGACGTCAcacccggcggcggcgggtacGCGAGCGAGGGCGACGTGACCGAGCCCGACTTCCAGCAGTCCTTCTATGGCACCGAGAAGTAcgcccgtctcctcgccCTCAAGAACAAGATCGACCCCACGGGAGTCTTCTACGCCAACCTGGGTGTCGGCAGCGAGAGCTGGTACGTGACGCgccagctcgagggcctGCCAACCCAGAACGGTCGTCTCTGCCGAGTCTGA
- a CDS encoding CFEM domain-containing protein, which translates to MIEFMARRAVQARWADVEDLPSSPLQKAIMAILFGFTLTAFLTWALRMYSKVSSKQIGLDDWFMTGAMFFSVALLAPTYMFFKYYYAGFPTSSLPEDWDPSPMLFWNWIMQVFYNPILALVKSSVLVFLLRLGGHKPGVRYAIYTLNTVNLATMVAIFLVVLFQTIPINAFWDPTIPKQREIDGPLFYIVSAIITIITDFFVLAIPFWIFLGLKMRMAAKIGLIVVFLAGGVSIVVAILRVHELRRKLYNLDPSYDARNGIGDTYSAIDVNLSIIAACIPALRPLFRRWMPGMFSNKSSADNAGYNSGAGGGQYARYGAGTGNGTGNGRINRNTVGNGFPMKDMRSMHTEIRGHSPDGSEEEIMTFNGIIRTTNVRSNKMENEVMMMAAVHVTYNDSNSIMTDKESGAERVDPEKPVRHNSNFGLGSNV; encoded by the exons ATGATCGAGTTTATGGCCAGACGGGCCGTCCAGGCTCGCTGggccgatgtcgaggacctgccgtcgtcgcctctGCAGAAGGCCATCATGGCGATCCTCTTTGGCTTCACCCTGACCGCGTTCTTGACCTGGGCGCTGAGGATGTACAGCAAGGTCTCGTCCAAGCAGATAGGGCTGG ATGACTGGTTCATGACCGGAGCCATG TTCTTCTCCGTGGCTCTGCTCGCCCCGACGTACATGTTCTTCAAGTACTACTACGCCGGCTTCCCGACATCGTCCTTGCCCGAGGACTGGGACCCTTCCCCGATGCTCTTCTGGAACTGGATCATGCAGGTGTTCTACAACCcgatcctcgccctcgtcaagTCGTCGGTGCTGGTCTTCCTGCTCCGGCTGGGCGGCCACAAGCCCGGTGTGCGGTACGCCATCTACACCCTCAACACGGTCAACCTGGCCACCATGGTCGCCATCTTCTTGGTCGTGCTGTTCCAGACCATTCCGATCAACGCCTTCTGGGACCCGACGATCCCCAAGCAGAGGGAGATCGACGGCCCTCTGTTCTACATCGtcagcgccatcatcaccatcatcaccgactTTTTtgtcctcgccatcccctTTTGGATCTTCCTCGGGCTCAAGATGCGCATGGCCGCCAAGATAGGCCTCATTGTGGTGTTTCTCGCGGGTGGCGT ATCGATCGTGGTGGCCATCCTCCGCGTCCACGAGCTGCGCAGGAAGCTGTACAACCTGGACCCCAGCTACGACGCGCGCAACGGCATCGGCGACACGTACAGCGCCATCGATGTGAACCTCTCCATTATCGCCGCCTGCATCCCGGCGTTGAGGCCGCTCTTCCGCCGGTGGATGCCGGGCATGTTTTCCAATAAGAGCAGCGCGGACAACGCGGGCTATAacagcggcgccggcggcgggcagtACGCGCGctacggcgccggcaccgggAACGGCACGGGCAATGGCCGGATCAACAGGAACACGGTCGGCAACGGATTCCCGATGAAGGACATGCGCAGCATGCACACGGAGATTAGGGGCCACTCGCCAGACGGCAGCGAGGAAGAGATCATGACGTTTAACGGCATCATCAGGACGACCAATGTGAGAAGCAACAAAATGGAGAATgaggtgatgatgatggcagCG GTCCACGTCACGTACAACGATTCGAACTCGATCATGACGGACAAGGAGTCGGGGGCGGAACGTGTCGATCCCGAGAAGCCGGTAAGGCACAACAGCAACTTTGGCCTGGGCTCCAACGTCTGA